The Flavobacterium sp. HJ-32-4 genome contains a region encoding:
- a CDS encoding endonuclease/exonuclease/phosphatase family protein, translated as MNIRNLALSVLLMLTIGTVSAQEKKYRVHTVAFYNFENLFDTINQANNDEEWLPHGAQNWTSAKYKKKLQNLAFVLSQIGTGDQQKEAPVLIGGAEIENRGVLEDLVKQPLMAKNDYGIVHFDSPDKRGIDVALLYQKKHFKPTSYINIPLLIYNNQASDKTDSKKKEDDNDKDDKIEVSKDYRVYTRDVLLVTGLLDGDEINILVNHWPSRSGGEKKSSPFREAAGRLNRKIMDSLYKVNPNAKIILMGDLNDGSYNKSVKEGVGAKRRKDEVKEQGVYNPFEQMYYEGNATLFYRDAGDIFDQIMVSEPLIRNDRSSFRYWKAGIYNKPFLIQKEGQYKGYPLRHSANEIGFSDHFPVYIYLLKEM; from the coding sequence ATGAATATCAGAAACCTGGCCCTGTCCGTATTGTTAATGCTCACGATAGGGACGGTGTCGGCCCAGGAGAAAAAATACCGTGTCCATACGGTGGCCTTTTACAACTTCGAAAACCTCTTTGACACCATCAATCAGGCGAATAACGACGAGGAATGGCTACCCCACGGGGCCCAAAACTGGACGTCGGCCAAATACAAAAAGAAACTCCAGAACCTGGCGTTCGTGCTGTCGCAGATTGGAACCGGCGATCAGCAGAAGGAGGCACCCGTTCTCATCGGCGGGGCTGAAATCGAGAACCGCGGCGTACTCGAGGATCTGGTGAAACAACCCCTGATGGCGAAGAACGACTATGGCATCGTCCATTTCGACTCGCCCGACAAACGGGGTATCGACGTGGCGTTGCTGTATCAGAAAAAACACTTCAAGCCTACGAGTTACATCAACATTCCATTGTTGATCTACAATAACCAGGCAAGCGACAAAACCGATTCCAAGAAGAAAGAGGATGATAACGACAAGGACGACAAAATCGAAGTGTCGAAAGACTATCGCGTGTATACCCGTGACGTGTTGTTGGTAACCGGACTTCTTGATGGTGATGAAATCAACATCCTGGTCAACCACTGGCCTTCGCGTTCGGGTGGAGAAAAGAAAAGCAGTCCGTTCCGCGAGGCAGCGGGGAGATTAAATCGAAAAATCATGGACTCTTTATATAAGGTGAACCCCAATGCCAAGATCATCCTGATGGGTGACCTGAACGATGGTTCGTATAATAAGAGTGTCAAAGAGGGAGTTGGGGCAAAACGCCGTAAAGACGAAGTCAAAGAACAAGGCGTATACAACCCGTTCGAGCAAATGTATTATGAAGGCAACGCCACGTTGTTCTATCGTGACGCCGGCGATATCTTCGACCAGATTATGGTGTCGGAGCCGTTGATTCGCAATGATCGTTCCTCGTTCCGTTATTGGAAGGCGGGCATCTACAACAAACCGTTCCTTATTCAGAAGGAGGGCCAGTATAAGGGATATCCGCTGCGACATTCCGCGAATGAGATTGGGTTCAGTGACCACTTTCCCGTTTACATCTACCTGTTGAAAGAAATGTAA
- a CDS encoding carboxypeptidase-like regulatory domain-containing protein, with protein MKKLVFSILFAMLAVVGWAQDKPASAVLTGKVVDAKSQKPMQSAVATIENTSFMGLADAEGVFRIEGVTGGKQMVRISSTGYSDKLLPIDLKDGQTLDLGIVVLEEDQTSEQQLALITLTENDLGDDNSGSESTSGLLQATRDTYQQAAAFNWGQARFRVRGLDNEYGTTMINGIVMNKIYDGRPQWSNWGGLNDATRNQEFTTGSAPSDYIFGGVLGTQEINTRASLYRPGTRLSAAGTNTNYTWRTMATHASGMSPDGWAYVISAGYRGAKEGYFEGTDYDALSLFASVEKRLSDRHSLNFTAIYAQNSRGKNSPNTQEVTDLAGVKYNSYWGWQDGKKRNSRDKDVEEPIFILSHFWKINDRNRLNTNVSYQTGKIGNSRFDQQNANNPDPSYYRNLPSYYLNYGTFDDQFNFTHLPDLTGAAAAKDFFLANRQINWNAIYEANQNTVNGNSAVVLYEDRTDDTQWSANSIFSSTLSDNIDLNAGVNFRRLKSHNFQNLLDLLGGQYFLDIDTFNTSISDDATQSDLNNPNRQVGVGDTYGYNYNLFATTIDAFTQFRFRYRKVDFYLAQSFSRNDYKREGLYRNGLYANNSFGDSKNAVFETFGFKGGATIKITGRQFIDLNAVYMTKAPTMRSTFANARLNNNITPDLAPERVTGGDISYVIRNPKFKARLTGFYSKMQNTTELSFFYAESVGDETNAEADQDAFISEILTGADKQNIGAELGLEYQITSTLKITGAANYGQYIYTNNPRLRVNDDALATADNQQPIIDFGKAYLKNYRVAGTPQQAYSLGLEYRDPKFWWVGANVNWLDDNYLDVSNILRTDNFTLDSGEGVSFPGADDANVRAALKQEKFDGFSLLNVTGGKSWKVGGTTFGFFATINNVLDREYKTGGFEQSRKATYPDFVQDNSSVAAGLAGGARGFGPKYFYGYGRTFFVNFYVNL; from the coding sequence ATGAAAAAACTAGTATTCAGTATTTTATTTGCAATGCTGGCGGTTGTGGGATGGGCTCAGGACAAGCCCGCCTCGGCAGTGCTGACCGGAAAGGTGGTCGATGCCAAATCACAGAAGCCGATGCAGAGCGCCGTCGCGACGATCGAAAATACCTCGTTCATGGGGTTGGCCGACGCGGAAGGCGTTTTTCGGATTGAAGGCGTCACCGGCGGAAAGCAGATGGTGCGTATCAGCAGCACGGGCTATTCCGATAAATTGCTTCCGATTGACCTGAAAGACGGACAAACACTCGATCTTGGTATCGTGGTGTTGGAGGAAGACCAAACTTCGGAGCAGCAACTCGCACTTATCACCCTGACCGAAAACGACCTGGGCGACGACAACAGTGGTTCGGAAAGTACATCCGGACTTCTGCAGGCCACCCGCGACACCTATCAGCAGGCAGCGGCCTTCAACTGGGGACAAGCCCGTTTCCGGGTTCGCGGCCTTGACAATGAATACGGTACTACTATGATAAACGGCATCGTCATGAATAAAATTTATGACGGAAGGCCACAATGGAGCAACTGGGGTGGACTTAACGACGCAACGCGTAACCAGGAATTCACAACAGGATCGGCTCCGTCTGACTACATTTTTGGCGGCGTTCTGGGCACACAGGAAATCAATACCCGTGCCTCACTTTACCGTCCGGGTACGCGTCTTTCAGCGGCAGGCACCAACACCAACTATACCTGGCGCACGATGGCCACCCATGCATCCGGTATGAGTCCGGACGGATGGGCCTACGTCATTTCAGCGGGCTACCGCGGTGCGAAAGAAGGCTATTTTGAAGGAACCGATTACGATGCCCTTTCGTTGTTCGCCAGCGTGGAAAAACGCCTTTCTGACCGTCACTCATTGAACTTTACCGCAATCTATGCACAGAACAGCCGCGGAAAGAACTCTCCAAACACACAGGAAGTTACCGATTTAGCGGGCGTAAAATACAACTCCTACTGGGGTTGGCAGGATGGCAAAAAACGGAATTCACGCGATAAAGACGTCGAAGAGCCGATTTTCATCCTGAGCCATTTCTGGAAAATCAACGACCGTAACCGCCTCAACACCAACGTATCGTACCAAACAGGTAAAATCGGCAACAGCCGTTTCGACCAGCAGAATGCGAACAACCCGGATCCTTCTTACTACCGCAACCTTCCGAGCTATTACCTGAACTACGGTACGTTCGATGACCAGTTCAACTTTACACACCTGCCGGATCTGACCGGTGCTGCGGCGGCTAAGGATTTCTTCCTTGCCAACCGTCAAATCAACTGGAATGCGATCTACGAAGCCAACCAGAACACAGTAAACGGAAACAGCGCGGTCGTGTTGTATGAAGACCGTACCGACGACACACAGTGGTCGGCCAACTCCATCTTCAGCTCTACCCTTAGCGACAATATCGACCTGAATGCAGGTGTGAACTTCCGTCGCCTGAAATCACATAACTTCCAGAACCTCCTGGACCTGTTGGGCGGACAGTATTTCCTCGATATCGACACGTTCAACACCTCGATCTCGGACGACGCGACGCAAAGCGACCTCAATAACCCGAACCGTCAGGTAGGTGTGGGCGACACATACGGTTACAACTACAACCTGTTTGCCACTACCATTGATGCCTTCACACAGTTCCGTTTCCGTTACCGGAAAGTCGATTTCTACCTTGCGCAGTCGTTCTCACGCAACGATTACAAGCGTGAAGGTCTGTACCGCAACGGCCTGTATGCCAACAATTCATTCGGCGACAGCAAAAACGCCGTCTTCGAGACATTTGGTTTCAAAGGAGGCGCTACCATCAAGATTACCGGGCGTCAATTCATCGACCTGAACGCGGTATATATGACCAAAGCACCTACGATGCGCAGCACATTCGCGAATGCACGTCTGAACAACAATATCACACCTGACCTCGCACCTGAGCGCGTTACGGGAGGTGACATCAGCTATGTAATCCGTAATCCGAAATTCAAGGCGCGTCTTACCGGGTTCTATTCAAAAATGCAGAACACCACTGAACTTTCGTTCTTCTATGCGGAAAGCGTGGGCGACGAAACCAACGCAGAAGCGGATCAGGATGCCTTCATCAGCGAAATCCTTACGGGAGCTGACAAGCAAAACATCGGGGCGGAACTTGGTTTGGAATACCAAATCACCTCTACCCTGAAGATAACAGGTGCCGCCAACTACGGGCAATACATCTACACCAACAACCCACGTCTTCGCGTAAATGATGACGCGTTGGCTACTGCCGACAACCAACAGCCTATCATTGACTTCGGAAAGGCTTACCTGAAAAATTACCGTGTAGCAGGAACGCCACAACAGGCGTACTCACTCGGATTGGAATACCGCGATCCAAAATTCTGGTGGGTCGGTGCCAATGTGAACTGGTTGGACGACAACTACCTCGACGTATCGAATATTCTCCGCACTGACAACTTCACCCTTGATTCAGGAGAAGGCGTATCATTCCCTGGCGCTGACGACGCTAATGTGCGTGCTGCGTTGAAACAAGAGAAATTCGACGGCTTCTCGCTGCTGAACGTAACAGGTGGTAAATCGTGGAAAGTAGGCGGAACCACTTTCGGGTTTTTCGCTACGATTAACAACGTACTTGATCGCGAATACAAAACAGGTGGCTTTGAGCAGTCACGTAAAGCGACCTATCCAGACTTCGTTCAGGATAACTCAAGTGTAGCGGCCGGCCTTGCAGGTGGGGCACGCGGATTCGGGCCGAAATATTTCTACGGCTACGGACGCACATTTTTCGTAAATTTCTATGTTAATTTATAA
- a CDS encoding DUF2752 domain-containing protein, whose translation MKKGRLYGFVLIACLFASAYLYLKGFAGWHWRQPVCLFHSATGVPCPSCGTTRAALLLLRGHVLASLAKNPLGILAVAGMLTIPLWVIGDLLTGKSTFLAAYLRMEKTVRRPLVASFLVALVLLNWIWNIYKDL comes from the coding sequence ATGAAAAAAGGCAGGTTATACGGTTTTGTTCTGATAGCCTGCCTTTTTGCTTCTGCTTACCTATACCTAAAGGGTTTTGCGGGTTGGCATTGGCGGCAGCCGGTTTGCCTGTTCCATAGCGCAACAGGTGTTCCGTGCCCATCCTGTGGGACCACGCGAGCCGCTCTCCTGCTTCTAAGGGGGCATGTTTTGGCTTCATTGGCGAAGAACCCACTGGGCATACTGGCAGTCGCCGGGATGCTCACAATACCGTTGTGGGTGATAGGAGACCTGCTGACGGGCAAGTCGACATTTCTGGCGGCCTACCTCCGAATGGAAAAGACGGTGCGGCGACCGCTCGTTGCGAGTTTTCTCGTCGCGCTGGTACTGCTTAATTGGATTTGGAATATATACAAAGACCTATGA
- a CDS encoding DUF4870 domain-containing protein, producing MNTIGIHQTVPSDHEREKASNSYLMSLIAIVMGLPLPIINLLATAIFFLGNRRGTYFVRWHCTQALLSQLLLFCMNSVGFWWTVHIVFGDDQATNRYFAYMSTIFLFNVAEFITTIYAAIQVRKGHPVEIWFVGGLAHILCRK from the coding sequence ATGAATACTATTGGTATACATCAAACGGTTCCGTCGGATCATGAACGGGAGAAAGCCTCGAACAGTTACCTGATGTCGCTGATCGCCATCGTTATGGGGCTACCGCTTCCGATTATCAATTTATTGGCGACGGCCATTTTCTTCCTGGGAAATCGGAGGGGAACGTATTTTGTACGTTGGCACTGCACCCAGGCCCTGCTCTCACAGTTGTTGCTGTTTTGCATGAACAGTGTGGGATTTTGGTGGACGGTGCACATCGTATTTGGCGATGACCAGGCGACCAACCGCTATTTTGCCTATATGTCAACAATCTTTTTGTTTAACGTAGCCGAGTTCATCACGACTATCTATGCAGCCATACAGGTGCGTAAAGGGCACCCTGTTGAGATCTGGTTTGTGGGTGGACTTGCTCATATCCTGTGCCGGAAATGA
- a CDS encoding DUF5017 domain-containing protein, translating into MKKIVTKTMILAAFAMAFTGCVQDDDTAQPNVLVPFYSENFNTITQDQDGNVFDFTGWTNFAEKGTKLWTKEYYRGDGTPQFNPYGSGQAQNITWLISPMIEFGADNLNPGFTFQSAQNFVSDVVNNTIEVYVSSDYDGTHVLDATWVKMDNVRIATPDDGGYNFVNAGSFDLSQFVDAGHVYIAFRAIGSGSNTSLDGLYQLNNLYVYNQK; encoded by the coding sequence ATGAAGAAGATTGTAACAAAAACTATGATCCTGGCGGCCTTTGCTATGGCCTTTACAGGATGTGTCCAGGACGACGACACCGCACAGCCAAATGTGCTCGTCCCGTTCTATTCTGAGAATTTTAATACCATCACCCAAGACCAAGACGGCAACGTGTTTGATTTTACGGGATGGACGAATTTCGCAGAGAAAGGCACCAAACTCTGGACAAAAGAGTATTATCGTGGTGATGGAACGCCACAGTTTAACCCGTACGGGTCTGGACAGGCGCAGAACATTACGTGGCTCATCAGCCCGATGATTGAATTTGGGGCCGACAACCTCAACCCGGGCTTTACGTTCCAGTCGGCCCAGAACTTCGTAAGCGATGTCGTCAATAACACTATTGAGGTATACGTTTCGTCGGATTATGACGGCACCCACGTATTGGATGCCACTTGGGTAAAAATGGACAATGTAAGGATTGCGACTCCGGACGACGGAGGCTACAACTTTGTAAATGCCGGTAGTTTTGACCTTTCACAGTTTGTGGATGCCGGACATGTGTACATAGCCTTCCGCGCTATCGGATCGGGTTCAAACACGTCACTTGACGGACTTTACCAACTCAACAATCTTTACGTTTACAACCAAAAATAA
- a CDS encoding DUF5689 domain-containing protein produces the protein MKVFKYTAAFAMMALLASCAADDDYSAPTESACTTLTPTKTVAEVTTGLTNEEAQYLGDDIIEAYVTSSDEGGVFYKSISMVSTDGAIGFSVPVDAYNLYTKYEPGRKVYIRMKDLYLVNSDQYDIGIQIGGLYNGNTPTDPSDDEVGRLSGVTYQNILIKSCDKVNEDDLVNHVTITQLLNDSYLNKLVELDNVQFNDASQGKKYYDPSLNDLGGATNHLLQDVYNNTVIFRLSSFAVFNQKLVPAGSGKIRGVLTKYNGDYQLIPRTENDIKLDQPRIAVDLAAPIVGTDLQFRSNFVENFTSYPTTPTAASRVFAPYINDPFVGSRYWETKTFSGNKYIQMTSFGGTPEVNRTLFYVPVDFGGANNLSFKTKAGFDNGAKLKVYYLKAEDYTPGQPLDESKLVEITTSFTISAGQTSGYPTNFTNSGVYAIPGTLTGNGYFVFEYSGDGTSGLTTTMQIDDITVN, from the coding sequence ATGAAAGTATTCAAGTATACGGCGGCGTTCGCCATGATGGCTTTGCTGGCCAGTTGTGCGGCTGACGACGATTACAGCGCGCCTACCGAGTCGGCCTGTACGACCCTTACGCCCACCAAAACGGTAGCCGAGGTAACAACCGGTCTTACAAATGAAGAAGCACAGTATCTGGGCGATGATATCATCGAAGCCTACGTTACATCCAGTGACGAAGGTGGTGTGTTCTACAAATCCATCTCAATGGTATCGACAGATGGCGCCATCGGCTTTTCTGTGCCGGTAGACGCCTATAACCTCTATACCAAATATGAGCCAGGACGGAAAGTGTACATCCGTATGAAAGACCTGTATCTGGTAAACAGCGATCAATATGATATCGGTATCCAGATCGGTGGACTTTACAATGGCAACACGCCGACGGACCCGAGCGATGATGAAGTGGGCCGTCTGTCAGGTGTAACGTACCAAAACATCCTAATCAAATCTTGCGATAAGGTAAACGAAGATGATTTGGTGAACCATGTGACCATCACGCAACTGCTCAATGACAGCTACCTGAACAAACTGGTAGAACTTGACAATGTTCAGTTCAACGATGCGTCGCAGGGTAAGAAATACTACGATCCAAGCCTGAACGATTTGGGCGGTGCTACCAACCACCTGTTGCAGGACGTGTATAACAACACGGTTATCTTCCGTCTCAGCAGCTTTGCCGTATTCAACCAGAAACTCGTCCCGGCCGGAAGTGGAAAGATCCGCGGTGTATTGACAAAATACAACGGCGACTACCAACTGATTCCCCGTACGGAAAACGATATCAAACTCGACCAACCGCGTATCGCTGTTGACCTCGCGGCACCTATCGTAGGAACCGACCTGCAGTTCCGCAGTAACTTCGTTGAGAACTTCACCAGCTATCCTACCACACCTACCGCTGCAAGCCGCGTTTTTGCGCCGTATATCAACGACCCGTTCGTAGGTAGCCGTTACTGGGAAACGAAGACTTTCAGCGGTAATAAGTACATCCAGATGACATCGTTTGGCGGTACACCGGAAGTGAACCGTACGCTGTTTTATGTCCCTGTAGATTTCGGAGGCGCCAACAACCTGTCATTCAAAACAAAAGCCGGATTTGACAACGGTGCGAAACTGAAAGTATACTACCTGAAAGCAGAAGATTATACGCCAGGACAGCCTTTGGATGAAAGCAAACTCGTTGAAATTACAACGTCTTTCACCATTTCAGCCGGACAGACATCGGGTTATCCGACGAACTTTACCAATAGTGGTGTGTATGCGATTCCTGGAACCCTGACTGGAAATGGATACTTCGTATTCGAATACAGCGGTGATGGCACCAGCGGCCTTACGACTACGATGCAGATTGACGACATTACAGTGAACTAA
- the proC gene encoding pyrroline-5-carboxylate reductase, with amino-acid sequence MKIHIIGGGNLGVSIALGLVRFAPQHEVTVTRRNLSAIAALPEKGIRITSDNTDGIAAADIIILTVKPYQVDAVLDEILPAAPGKIVASAVSGLTLDVLEAKAPANPCVRIMPNIAAQFGASATCISHGSGTKEAAGKVIEVFSALGTVPVIDDKLMDAATVLGACGTAYALRYVRASMQAGIEIGFDSQTALAIAAQTVKGAAEMLLEENLHPEQLIDKVTTPQGCTIVGLNEMEHQGFSSSLITGIKASLKKIKG; translated from the coding sequence ATGAAGATACACATCATTGGTGGTGGCAACCTGGGGGTTTCCATCGCCCTCGGCCTTGTTCGGTTTGCACCCCAGCATGAGGTGACCGTCACCCGTCGCAACCTTTCCGCGATTGCGGCGCTGCCCGAAAAAGGCATCCGGATTACCTCGGATAACACCGACGGTATCGCAGCGGCGGACATCATCATCCTGACGGTAAAACCCTATCAGGTGGATGCCGTTTTGGATGAAATCCTGCCTGCGGCTCCCGGAAAAATCGTGGCATCGGCGGTATCCGGACTTACACTCGACGTGCTTGAGGCTAAGGCTCCGGCGAATCCCTGCGTGCGGATCATGCCCAACATTGCAGCGCAGTTCGGCGCTTCTGCCACTTGTATTTCCCACGGAAGCGGAACGAAAGAGGCTGCCGGAAAGGTCATTGAAGTCTTTTCAGCGCTCGGCACGGTGCCCGTCATCGATGATAAATTGATGGATGCGGCGACGGTGCTCGGTGCCTGCGGAACGGCCTACGCGCTGCGGTATGTCAGGGCGTCAATGCAGGCTGGCATCGAGATTGGGTTTGATTCGCAGACGGCCCTCGCCATCGCGGCACAGACGGTAAAAGGTGCAGCCGAGATGCTGCTCGAGGAAAACCTGCACCCCGAGCAACTCATTGACAAGGTTACGACCCCACAGGGTTGTACGATTGTCGGTTTGAATGAGATGGAACACCAGGGGTTCAGTTCGTCGTTGATTACGGGTATCAAGGCTTCGCTGAAGAAAATAAAGGGGTAA
- a CDS encoding TM2 domain-containing protein, whose protein sequence is MDSQKVDMFMMANGKFFESYQLHAIREQLLQADDSKWGMIQTVQYKDPTTALIISILIGNLGIDRFYIGDTGMGIGKLLTCGGFGIWGIVDWFLIMGATREKNMQAFQSAMY, encoded by the coding sequence ATGGATTCACAAAAAGTTGACATGTTCATGATGGCGAACGGAAAGTTCTTTGAAAGCTACCAATTACACGCCATTCGTGAGCAATTGCTGCAGGCAGATGACTCTAAATGGGGCATGATACAAACCGTACAGTACAAAGACCCTACAACAGCGTTGATCATCTCCATCCTGATCGGAAACCTGGGCATTGACCGTTTTTACATTGGCGATACCGGAATGGGCATCGGAAAGCTTCTTACGTGTGGAGGTTTCGGTATCTGGGGTATTGTTGACTGGTTTCTGATCATGGGCGCGACCCGCGAGAAAAATATGCAGGCGTTCCAAAGCGCGATGTACTAA
- a CDS encoding VOC family protein: MTGIGGFFFKAKDAKALSAWYNQHLGIDAGDYGWAFMWKDKDGNDGLTNWAPFSDSTRYFEPSEKPFMQNFRVHDLDGLLEKLRAEGVTLVGAPESYEYGKFAWILDPEGNKIELWEPIDSGFQ; encoded by the coding sequence GTGACCGGCATTGGTGGGTTTTTCTTCAAGGCGAAGGACGCGAAGGCGCTTTCAGCCTGGTACAACCAACACCTGGGCATTGACGCCGGCGATTATGGATGGGCATTTATGTGGAAGGACAAAGACGGTAACGACGGCCTTACGAATTGGGCGCCTTTTTCGGATTCGACGCGTTATTTTGAGCCCAGTGAAAAGCCGTTTATGCAAAACTTCAGGGTGCACGACCTGGATGGTTTACTCGAAAAACTGCGTGCAGAAGGCGTGACGTTAGTAGGCGCGCCGGAGAGCTATGAATATGGGAAGTTCGCCTGGATATTGGATCCGGAGGGAAACAAAATCGAATTGTGGGAGCCTATTGACAGTGGCTTTCAATAA
- the mgtE gene encoding magnesium transporter: MQFNVSKEIIAEVEQLIESRNDGQLEVLLNELHFADIAEILDELDFNDATYAFRILDSEKSSEVLLELDDHLRERILAGLSPKEIAEELDELDTNDAADIIAELPASMKQEVISEMEDVEHAKDIVDLLRYNENTAGGIMHKELVKVNENWNVLTCVKEMRAQAEHVSRVHSIYVVDEEDRLKGRLSLKDLLTTSTKTPISEVYIRKLNFVKVDDPNTEVARIMQKYDLEAIPVVDELGRLAGRITIDDIVDVIKEEADKDYQLAAGITNDVEATDRFFDIIKARLPWLLMGMAIELLASLVLDANHAIQDTYKTLIIFVPLLSATAGNIGVQASAIVVQGLANGSLREFNKAYFKKELAVSALSGTTISLFLLIYHATVYGQVYVGFAISISIIVVIIFAAALGTLVPLLLHKNKIDPAIATGPFVTTTNDVFGILIYFWIARLILGF; the protein is encoded by the coding sequence ATGCAGTTCAACGTCAGTAAGGAAATCATTGCCGAGGTAGAGCAACTGATCGAAAGCAGGAACGACGGTCAGTTGGAAGTCCTGCTTAACGAGCTGCACTTTGCCGATATCGCTGAAATCCTTGACGAGCTCGACTTCAACGACGCTACCTACGCGTTCCGGATCTTAGACAGCGAGAAGAGTTCGGAAGTACTGCTCGAACTCGACGATCACCTTCGTGAACGCATCCTGGCCGGACTCTCACCGAAAGAGATCGCAGAAGAGCTCGACGAACTCGACACCAACGACGCGGCCGACATCATCGCCGAGCTTCCGGCCTCGATGAAGCAGGAGGTCATCTCCGAAATGGAAGATGTCGAGCACGCGAAAGACATTGTCGACCTCCTCCGATACAACGAAAACACAGCCGGTGGTATCATGCACAAAGAACTCGTGAAAGTGAACGAGAACTGGAACGTGCTGACTTGTGTGAAAGAAATGCGGGCACAGGCCGAACACGTGTCGCGCGTGCATTCCATCTACGTGGTCGATGAAGAAGACCGCCTGAAAGGACGGCTTTCACTTAAGGATCTTTTGACCACGTCGACCAAGACCCCCATCAGTGAGGTGTACATCCGGAAACTGAATTTCGTCAAAGTAGACGACCCGAATACCGAAGTGGCGCGCATCATGCAGAAGTACGACCTCGAAGCCATTCCGGTGGTCGACGAGCTCGGACGCCTGGCGGGGCGCATCACCATCGACGATATCGTAGACGTCATCAAGGAAGAAGCCGACAAAGACTACCAGTTGGCGGCGGGTATCACCAACGACGTAGAGGCGACCGACCGTTTCTTCGACATCATCAAGGCGCGGTTGCCGTGGCTGTTGATGGGGATGGCCATCGAACTACTGGCCTCGCTGGTGTTGGATGCCAACCACGCCATACAGGACACCTATAAAACCTTAATCATCTTTGTGCCCCTTTTGTCGGCTACGGCCGGAAATATTGGGGTGCAGGCATCGGCAATCGTGGTGCAGGGACTGGCCAACGGCTCGCTGCGTGAGTTCAATAAGGCGTATTTCAAGAAGGAACTGGCCGTATCGGCCTTATCGGGAACGACCATCTCGTTGTTTCTATTGATTTATCACGCGACCGTCTATGGCCAGGTTTATGTAGGTTTTGCCATTTCCATTTCGATCATCGTCGTCATCATCTTTGCGGCGGCGCTCGGCACTCTTGTACCGTTGCTTCTGCACAAAAATAAAATCGACCCGGCCATCGCCACCGGTCCCTTCGTCACGACGACGAATGACGTGTTCGGTATCCTGATTTACTTCTGGATCGCGCGGTTGATTCTCGGGTTCTGA
- a CDS encoding M48 family metallopeptidase yields the protein MNPTRTFLQGVATLGLFLALWYGFSQLDYVSFFHVKNIRNSTEQQLGDLIWTQVETTEEIIYDDSLNETLGRLLDPICKEAGIPRDSLKIHLIRNDEVNAFALPDRHLAVYSGLITDCPNQEALQGVLAHEVAHIQKNHVMQKLSKEIGLSALLSIVSGGRASQVHGLIRLLSSSAYDRSLEEEADYTGVSYLMEARIDPKPLADFFFQLASKGDLPEAMNWISTHPDSEERARVILKRVKGRATGKTQTLRAAEWSAFKERIEGQ from the coding sequence ATGAACCCAACACGAACCTTTTTGCAGGGAGTGGCCACGCTTGGCCTGTTCCTGGCGCTGTGGTACGGCTTTTCACAGCTCGATTACGTTTCGTTTTTCCACGTAAAGAACATCCGGAATTCTACCGAACAACAATTAGGCGATCTGATATGGACACAGGTAGAAACCACCGAAGAGATCATCTACGACGACTCGCTTAACGAAACACTTGGGCGGTTGCTTGATCCGATCTGTAAAGAGGCCGGCATCCCACGTGATTCGCTAAAAATACACCTTATCCGAAATGACGAGGTCAACGCCTTCGCACTGCCTGATCGCCACCTGGCCGTCTATTCCGGACTTATTACGGATTGTCCCAACCAGGAAGCCTTACAAGGTGTGTTGGCGCATGAGGTAGCCCATATACAGAAAAACCACGTCATGCAGAAATTGTCGAAAGAAATCGGCCTGTCAGCGTTGTTGTCGATTGTCAGTGGAGGCAGGGCTTCACAGGTGCACGGACTCATCCGGTTGCTTTCTTCAAGCGCTTACGACCGCAGTTTGGAAGAGGAAGCCGATTATACCGGTGTCAGTTATTTGATGGAAGCCCGAATCGATCCGAAACCCCTCGCAGATTTCTTCTTTCAGTTAGCCTCAAAAGGGGATTTGCCGGAGGCAATGAATTGGATTTCCACGCACCCCGATTCGGAGGAACGGGCCCGGGTAATCCTGAAACGCGTCAAAGGACGGGCAACAGGTAAAACGCAAACGCTTAGGGCAGCGGAGTGGTCAGCATTTAAAGAACGGATCGAAGGGCAGTAA